A section of the Ptychodera flava strain L36383 unplaced genomic scaffold, AS_Pfla_20210202 Scaffold_28__1_contigs__length_4768798_pilon, whole genome shotgun sequence genome encodes:
- the LOC139127052 gene encoding tubulin-specific chaperone cofactor E-like protein — protein MATSSEASSSALPGGVSVPDAFKAKYSDHSPENFDYISIAVPNNKANSMLVPACLTLNDCCIDCAGNDGEIAQLCTGVRELDLAKNNLQDWTEVISVISQLPDLEFLNLGSNPLMHSIPPGLVDTVSMATIKRLVLNNTGVKWEIVHELLRVMTGLEEIHLSLNNFGTVEISDDTYPKVKMFQFNNNSITDFREICKLGKMFPGLEHLYLIENNIKDLSGDIPASFPCLKCISLSGTEINSWEALEKFNLFPTLTDIRMKGLPLLKKYPEVKRRPLVVARLPRVTRLNGSRVLDEERLDAERLFIRHYMKKKPEQQPQRYHDLVAIHGKLDELVDLDLRPTDWADCVIKFESKQTLMKVNTTQTVSEFKKTLGHFAELPVNRFRLFHLEQEMNEQGFMEEIRYNTLCLHSYRVKDGDEFHIVPKIM, from the exons ATGGCAACCAGTTCTGAAGCCTCATCCTCAGCCCTGCCTGGCGGAGTGTCCGTACCGGACGCGTTCAAAGCCAAGTACAGCGACCATTCTCCGGAGAATTTTGACTACATCTCCATAGCCGTACCAAACAACAAAGCAA ATTCCATGTTGGTGCCAGCATGCCTCACTCTCAACGACTGCTGCATAGACTGTGCAGGGAATGATGGGGAGATTGCACAGCTGTGTACCGGGGTAAGAGAGCTGGACCTTGCAAAGAACAATTTACAAGACTGGACAGAG GTCATTTCAGTCATATCGCAACTTCCGGATTTAGAATTCCTCAACCTGGGTTCCAATCCACTGATGCATTCCATCCCTCCCGGCCTGGTGGACacagtttccatggcaacaatcAAGAGACTGGTGCTGAACAATACGGGCGTGAAATGGGAAATTGTCCATGAGTTACTCAGAGTTATGACAGG GTTAGAAGAAATACATTTGAGTTTGAACAACTTCGGGACGGTTGAAATTAGCGATGACACCTACCCCAAGGTCAAGATGTTCCAGTTCAACAATAACAGCATAACAGATTTCCGGGAAATTTGCAAGCTCGGGAAAATGTTCCCAGGGCTGGAACACCTCTACCTGattgaaaacaacattaaaGATCTCTCAGGGGACATTCCGGCATCTTTTCCGTGTCTGAAGTGTATCAGTCTTAGCGGCACAGAAATAAACAGCTGGGAAGCATTGGAGAAGTTCAATTTGTTTCCGACTCTGACTGACATTCGTATGAAAGGGTTGCCTCTACTGAAAAAGTATCCCGAGGTGAAGAGGCGCCCTCTAGTGGTGGCAAGGCTACCACGGGTCACAAGGCTCAATGGGAGTAGGGTGCTGGATGAAGAACGTCTCGATGCTGAAAGGCTTTTTATCAGACACTACATGAAGAAAAAGCCAGAGCAGCAGCCACAGAG ATACCATGACCTGGTGGCAATACATGGCAAACTCGACGAActtgttgaccttgaccttcgACCCACCGATTGGGCCGATTGCGTGATCAAGTTCGAGAGCAAGCAGACGCTGATGAAAGTGAACACCACACAGACAGTCTCCGAGTTCAAGAAGACCCTGGGGCACTTTGCCGAGCTCCCCGTCAACAGATTCCGTTTGTTCCATCTGGAGCAAGAGATGAATGAACAAGGTTTCATGGAAGAGATCAGGTACAACACGCTATGTCTCCACAGCTACAGGGTCAAGGACGGAGACGAGTTCCACATTGTGCCAAAAATCATGTAG